In Formosa haliotis, the sequence AAAAGCCTGTCTTTATTAATGCCTTCCATAAAAATTCACTTAGTTAGTTTGTAAATACAAAATAATCTTCCTGATTAAGACTATAATGTAGCAGGCAAAAGTGTTTTTGGTTTATAAGATTTAGGTGAATTATATTTCCTAAAGAATCTTTTCACTTTTGTGTGGTTGATGCTTTGTGAAAATAAGGAATACCTTTAAAAAATGCGTCTATAATTATTCAGTGAAAAATATTAAACACCTTTAAGAAAGGTTTTAGGTGTTTTGTAATTCTAATTCCTCGCACCTAAGTCGATAAGTATTAGGAGAACATTTTTCATGTTTTTTAAAGACTGTAGCAAAATACTGACTAGACGTAAACCCACACATGTAGGCCACTTCGGCTATAGTAAGATTTTTATGTTCCTGAAATATCTTTTTAGATAGTTCTAAGCGCTTCATGGTTAAGTAGCGCATGGGAGTTAAATTTGTTATTTGTTTACAATGGTAAGTAAATCGCGTTAAACCTACACCCGCAGATTGTGCCATTAATTCGATAGTCCATTGCTCGGAAAGATTTTTTTCTAACTCTTTTAAAAAGTATCCTACACTTCTTGAACTATCGGTTAAGGCTTCATTTAATACAATATCATCGGCATCTAAAAGATCTAGTAAAGCCAACAATAACTGGTTAATTAAGACTCTTATTTTTGAGGCACTACTACCATTTTCATCGGCATTTATAGCTTTATTTAACTTACAAAAACAATCTTTGATACTCTGATTTGTTTTTAAAATTGATTTTTCATTATATCTTAAAATGTTTGTAAGTCGCTTTAAATCGTGTTCCGTCAAGGCAATCCAATCTGGCCAAACCCAATCTTGATGTGGCCTTCTAACACCTAAATCTATAATCACCCAGTAAAACTTTCCCATACCAATATTAGGGTTCCCAACTTTATGAGCTTCCCATGGTCGTGTAATCGTTAAATGGTTTGGCTTAAGCAAAACTTCCTTCCCTTCCTGTGCATACGGCATACTCCCCGATTCTAGAAAATGAAATTCTATCCCTTCATTTCTATGCCAATCTAAGCCCCAATCTTGTGGTTCATTAGCATCCCAGTATCCAACACTATTTAATCCTAGCGTATTTTCATCTAAACGATTACCCGGATAAGAATGCCTGGAAAGTCCGTTAAAATCTATTTTTTTACGACGGAAAGCATCTATTAAAGGCAAACAGGTATCGGCATGATAAACAATACCTTCTGCCATATAGGGTTCGATTTTATTCTGAGTTGCTTTCACTAATGATAAATAAATTTTCGCTCTACAAAATACGTATTTTTTAATACTTATACATTTACTTTATATATTTATCAAATTAAAGCTACTCTTTTAACTTATTTGGCAATACACCTATACCCTATAAAAACCATACCCGTATATGTAAGCTCAAGATGTTTAAAACATTTCAGTGGTATAATCTGAACTGTTTTTAAATATATTTTGTATTATTTTACTCACCTTTAAAATTATTAAACACTTCCTAAATTAACTATGAATACACTTAAGTTTTTTATGCCATTGCTAATACTAGCAAACACCTTAATTATTAGCGCACAATCAACCTTTAACGGTATAATAAAAGACAGTAACAACACCCCTATTGAAGGTGTAAACATAATTCTAAATTCATCCCTATACAGCGTAAGTAA encodes:
- a CDS encoding helix-turn-helix transcriptional regulator, producing MAEGIVYHADTCLPLIDAFRRKKIDFNGLSRHSYPGNRLDENTLGLNSVGYWDANEPQDWGLDWHRNEGIEFHFLESGSMPYAQEGKEVLLKPNHLTITRPWEAHKVGNPNIGMGKFYWVIIDLGVRRPHQDWVWPDWIALTEHDLKRLTNILRYNEKSILKTNQSIKDCFCKLNKAINADENGSSASKIRVLINQLLLALLDLLDADDIVLNEALTDSSRSVGYFLKELEKNLSEQWTIELMAQSAGVGLTRFTYHCKQITNLTPMRYLTMKRLELSKKIFQEHKNLTIAEVAYMCGFTSSQYFATVFKKHEKCSPNTYRLRCEELELQNT